In a genomic window of Acipenser ruthenus chromosome 41, fAciRut3.2 maternal haplotype, whole genome shotgun sequence:
- the LOC117434200 gene encoding deoxyribonuclease-2-alpha: MNSSILQTERSGQPGARTMKYLLYLLFLSSLLDGAVAAVSCYNDNGEPVDWFFLYKLPRPRQRPLEDGLRYMYLDSENQDWREGRGSINQSEGAVGRTLEQLYKLGESSEVAYVLYNDQPPRKEKERKEESKWRTGYEKGHTKGVVLLDRSQGFWLVHSTPHFPPPLPGEFSYPSSGVHNGQSFLCVTYSYAQFSNISEQVFLNQPDWFNISVPEPFATDCPGLQKLAQEESVKAPWKSQSSLTSLGGTAFISFAKAAQFNDALYHSWVAPALGSDLLVQFWPNSAGVLPSNCSPPQHVLNVQEIGFPPGAGAPPPFSSHVDHSKWCVSEGEAAGAWTCVGDVNRDQGEELRGGGTVCIDNRLVWKSYRQLVQKYSKCED, encoded by the exons ATGAACAGCTCGATCCTGCAGACCGAACGAAGCGGGCAACCGGGTGCACG GACGATGAAGTATCTGCTGTACCTGCTGTTCCTCTCCTCACTACTAGATGGCGCTGTGGCGGCAGTGTCCTGCTACAATGACAATGGAGAACCAGTCGACTG GTTCTTCCTGTACAAGTTGCCGCGGCCCCGCCAGCGCCCCCTGGAGGACGGCCTGCGCTACATGTACCTGGACTCGGAGAACCAGGACTGGAGGGAGGGGCGGGGCTCTATCAACCAGAGCGAGGGAGCCGTAGGGAGGACCCTGGAACAGCTGTACAAActgggagag AGCAGTGAAGTGGCCTATGTCCTGTACAATGACCAGCCAccaagaaaagagaaagaaaggaaagaaGAGAGCAAGTGGAGGACAGGCTATGAGAAGGGGCACACAAAGG gagtGGTTCTGTTGGACCGGTCTCAGGGGTTCTGGTTAGTTCACAGCACCCCCCacttcccccctcctctcccgGGAGAATTCTCGTACCCCAGCAGCGGAGTGCACAATGGACAGAGCTTCCTGTGTGTGACCTACAGCTACGCACAGTTCAGCAACATCA gtgagCAGGTGTTCCTCAATCAGCCAGACTGGTTCAATATATCAGTCCCAGAGCCGTTTGCCACGGACTGCCCCGGGCTGCAGAAACTCGCCCAGGAAGAAAGCGTGAAAGCGCCCTGGAAGAGCCAGAGCAGCCTCACCTCACTGGGAGGGACTGCTTTCATCAGCTTCGCCAAGGCTGCCCAGTTCAACGACG ctctctacCACTCCTGGGTCGCTCCGGCTCTGGGTTCAGACTTGCTGGTTCAGTTCTGGCCCAACTCTGCGGGCGTGCTCCCCTCAAACTGCTCCCCCCCGCAGCACGTCCTCAACGTGCAGGAGATCGGGTTCCCCCCTGGGGCAGGGGCGCCCCCCCCCTTCAGCTCCCACGTGGACCATTCCAAGTGGTGCGTGAGTGAGGGGGAGGCCGCGGGAGCATGGACCTGCGTGGGGGACGTGAACCGGGACCAGGGGGAGGAGCTCAGGGGAGGGGGCACCGTGTGCATTGACAACCGCTTAGTGTGGAAGTCGTACAGGCAGCTGGTGCAGAAGTACAGCAAGTGCGAGGACTGA
- the LOC117971654 gene encoding zinc finger and BTB domain-containing protein 22-like yields the protein MMMDQSSSSCSSTSHCLPSLPSKASMSGRLVHVDFPEVPVSLLESLNQQRLEGQLCDLSIQVQGQEFRAHRCVLAASSPYFHDQVLLKNVSSVVLPSVMDPLAFESVLGSAYTGRLSMLTDEIVNYLTVGSVLQMWHVVDKCSELLREGRGQGNSQLTGSSRAVEGGDQLGNSQAGRQGGHCSSRASENQSPSSTNYFSPREAGSSGGSSVGAGGLAGVLGGAGQAGGGGYGRAGEDSFTEESEEMVYQQQHSSSLRKRAGRFARRRKLRESEEGGLDSELEDSGGPSSSSTLLLGGSKRPAYVQPSIMPRKQWVLVKKERPAPLEDVLLTCEDEEGSEGGRAGPGAGALVFEGGSGGVGELVFEGGAEGRGGDGALVQTGAGTLVFEGGAGGRGAVGVPVFEGGRGRVGVLGFEPDRERAQLSISNVRTLSGMEMQPEPEQGKGVGGAGHRQDVLDEQVNFCESSEDYIQFETAAGLTGSTGSGSMDDQSQPHQHLHHQQLGNETSTVRSSSSSSSGGGGGVANQTGLQFNPQRSLLPIDMQGNQVVVYQQPSPAVLQLAGAEHGAVQVSPHAQDGGKIFMCHCGKTFTHKSMRDRHVNMHLNLRPFDCPVCTKKFKMKHHLTEHMKTHTGLKPYNCDTCSKKFMWRDSFMRHRSHCERRSGAGGLLHHQHGTAAAAAPGSGLLLGGSSSGTGSAGPGGAVLLVSQQSSAVNDGSNNGGSVT from the exons ATGATGATGGATCAGTCTTCGTCCAGCTGCAGCAGCACCAGTCACTGCCTCCCCAGTCTGCCCAGTAAGGCCAGTATGAGCGGCAGGCTGGTGCATGTGGATTTCCCCGAGGTGCCGGTGTCATTGCTGGAGAGTCTGAACCAGCAGAGGCTGGAGGGGCAGCTGTGTGACCTGAGCATCCAAGTGCAGGGCCAGGAGTTCAGGGCTCATCGCTGTGTGCTGGCAGCCTCCTCGCCGTACTTCCACGACCAG GTCCTCTTGAAGAACGTCTCCTCGGTGGTCCTCCCCTCTGTCATGGACCCCCTGGCCTTCGAGAGTGTGCTGGGCTCCGCCTACACGGGCAGACTGAGCATGCTCACGGACGAGATCGTCAACTACCTGACAGTGGGCAGCGTGCTGCAGATGTGGCACGTGGTGGACAAGTGCTCCGAGCTGCTGAGGGAGGGCAGGGGTCAAGGGAACAGCCAGCTCACCGGCAGCAGCAGGGCAGTGGAGGGGGGGGACCAGCTGGGGAacagccaggcaggcaggcaggggggGCACTGCTCCAGTCGGGCCAGCGAGAACCAGTCCCCCAGCAGCACCAACTACTTCAGCCCCAGAGAGGCAGGCTCGAGCGGAGGGAGCAGCGTGGGGGCCGGGGGGCTGGCGGGAGTGCTGGGGGGCGCGGGGCAGGCCGGGGGGGGCGGGTACGGGAGAGCGGGGGAGGACTCTTTCACTGAAGAGTCCGAGGAGATGGTGTATCAGCAGCAGCACAGCTCGAGCTTGCGCAAACGAGCCGGCCGCTTCGCTCGCAGGAGGAAGCTGAGGGAGAGCGAGGAGGGGGGGCTGGACTCGGAGCTGGAGGACAGCGGcggcccctcctcctcctccaccctgcTTCTAGGGGGGTCGAAACGCCCCGCCTACGTGCAGCCCAGCATCATGCCCCGCAAGCAGTGGGTGCTGGTGAAGAAGGAGAGGCCGGCTCCCCTGGAGGACGTGCTGCTGACCTGTGAGGACGAGGAGGGCAGTGAGGGGGGCAGGGCGGGGCCTGGGGCAGGAGCACTGGTGTTTGAGGGGGGCAGTGGGGGGGTGGGAGAGCTGGTGTTCGAGGGGGGTGCGGAGGGTAGGGGGGGGGACGGAGCACTGGTGCAGACGGGGGCTGGAACGCTGGTGTTTGAGGGGGGTGCGGGGGGCAGGGGTGCGGTGGGAGTGCCAGTGTTCGAGGGGGGCAGGGGGCGGGTGGGGGTGCTGGGGTTTGAGCCAGACAGGGAGCGCGCTCAGCTCAGTATCTCCAACGTCAGGACTCTATCTGGGATGGAGATGCAGCCGGAGCCAGAGCAGGGGAAGGGAGTCGGAGGAGCCGGACACAGGCAAGACGTCCTGGATGAGCAG GTGAATTTCTGCGAATCCTCCGAGGACTACATCCAGTTCGAGACGGCCGCTGGTCTGACTGGGAGCACTGGTTCGGGCAGCATGGACGACCAGAGCCAGCCCCACCAACACCTCCACCACCAGCAACTGGGAAACGAAACCAGTACagtgagaagcagcagcagcagcagcagcggtggCGGTGGAGGCGTTGCTAACCAGACAGGACTGCAGTTCAACCCCCAGAGGTCCCTGCTGCCCATTGACATGCAGGGCAACCAGGTCGTCGTGTATCAGCAGCCGAGCCCGGCCGTGCTGCAGCTGGCGGGGGCGGAGCACGGGGCCGTGCAGGTCTCCCCGCACGCGCAGGACGGGGGCAAGATATTCATGTGCCACTGCGGCAAGACTTTCACGCACAAGAGCATGAGGGACCGCCACGTGAACATGCACCTCAACCTGAGGCCCTTCGACTGCCCCGTGTGCACCAAGAAGTTCAAGATGAAGCACCACCTGACGGAGCACATGAAGACGCACACCGGCCTCAAGCCCTACAACTGCGACACCTGCTCCAAGAAGTTCATGTGGAGGGACAGCTTCATGAGGCACCGCAGCCACTGCGAGCGCAGGAGCGGGGCTGGGGGGCTCCTACACCACCAGCACGGCACGGCCGCCGCGGCTGCTCCTGGGAGCGGGCTGCTGCTGGGAGGCTCCTCAAGCGGTACTGGGAGCGCTGGTCCCGGGGGCGCGGTGCTGCTGGTGTCCCAGCAGAGCAGCGCTGTTAATGATGGTAGTAACAACGGGGGCAGCGTCACGTAG
- the LOC117434180 gene encoding uncharacterized protein LOC117434180 isoform X1 produces the protein MASVESDIISDLRRISFTLRSHEERGSIVKEGRLTPALEIVKKDGRRTRQFQPSWYGVHKWLTGSAVTNKLYCWPCLLLSTKKHIWANEGYCDWKNLSRSASLHRSSHEHIKNEVSLKRLEHAGAPGDARLGEQRRLAVLDHNEKVRKNREVLKRLIDISVVLSRQEFASRGHRETQESGNQRHFTELVGYFFRHDQELKFHWQKNASVFSDLSKTIQNELMECMAEEITSCIDREVEECSFFACEVDGTTDVSQLSQLALTLRYVDRKGNTQERFLGFKDVGADRTAVALKQVVDSEISKYDYKGKLVSQSYDGAAVLAGELGGLQALIKKDAPQALLVHCFNHRLNLILQQGAQCIQQTRCFFATLQGFPAFFTRSSKCTELLHRIVGRIPSLCAARWTPNSTVLHAIASEREKLCQVFQEIVDGSGWDGECRRQAAGFLAKLNDFQFIFLLYCYRSIFSITDVLCDVLQKNAADVNDCNSQVHLTVTMIGDLRKEEHFKEVLKSAATALSDLPAPPKQPRVKLEDEPPADGQNAHFLLYNDIIDNILVQILLRFADIKALQFLPLSDSSRFPAFRKQFPTDAFSSLADSYGSYFDLDRLKSEFGVIFRDDQFQNRSVSDILLLINETGLCEVLAEVYRFFCLIATIPATAVCEESRFSCLERIKAYLRSAVEQDHLSARATISIETKLLSFLETQPNWILQDSLGKQGWKNTQEPKRNGAPHTKTDAAGAAAADRLLLCLFFSSRCLSLFVNIVNTSRLNRTSGLCLLFHPYTVIFVILDVLQCINVLLYLFLQGSFYSIPGT, from the exons aTGGCTTCAGTTGAATCTGATATTATAAGCGACCTGAGGAGAATCAGTTTTACACTAAGATCCCATGAAGAGAGAGGTTCAATTGTTAAGGAAGGCAGACTAACACCAGCACTGGAGATTGTGAAGAAAGACGGCAGACGAACCCGGCAATTTCAGCCATCTTGGTATGGAGTTCACAAGTGGCTAACAGGCAGCGCCGTGACTAACAAACTATACTGCTGGCCATGCTTACTGCTTTCAACTAAAAAGCACATCTGGGCTAATGAAGGCTACTGTGACTGGAAGAACCTGTCCCGAAGCGCGTCATTACACAGGTCATCCCATGAGCACATCAAAAATGAGGTTTCCTTGAAGCGCTTGGAGCATGCAGGGGCTCCTGGAGACGCGCGGCTGGGTGAGCAGAGGCGCCTTGCTGTCTTAGATCACAACGAGAAAGTCAGGAAGAACAGGGAGGTTTTGAAGCGACTGATTGACATCTCAGTGGTTTTATCCCGTCAAGAATTTGCATCCCGGGGCCACCGTGAGACGCAGGAATCCGGCAACCAGCGTCATTTCACAGAACTTGTAGGTTATTTTTTTCGTCACGACCAGGAGTTGAAATTTCACTGGCAGAAAAATGCATCCGTTTTCTCCGACCTGTCGAAGACGATTCAAAACGAACTGATGGAATGCATGGCTGAAGAAATCACGTCGTGCATTGACCGCGAGGTTGAAGAGTGCAGCTTTTTTGCTTGCGAGGTAGACGGAACAACTGACGTTTCTCAGTTAAGCCAGCTTGCACTCACGTTACGCTACGTGGACAGGAAGGGGAACACACAAGAAAGGTTTCTGGGTTTTAAAGATGTCGGCGCAGATCGGACCGCAGTTGCTTTGAAGCAGGTTGTGGATTCAGAGATCTCGAAATATGACTACAAAGGAAAGCTTGTGTCTCAGTCGTATGACGGCGCTGCAGTGCTGGCTGGGGAGCTGGGAGGTCTTCAAGCCCTCATTAAAAAGGATGCTCCACAGGCGCTGTTAGTGCACTGTTTCAACCACAGATTGAATCTAATTCTGCAGCAAGGGGCGCAGTGTATTCAACAAACGCGTTGTTTTTTTGCAACTTTGCAAGGCTTCCCCGCATTCTTTACGCGCTCGAGCAAATGCACGGAGCTGCTGCACCGAATTGTGGGCAGGATACCTTCCCTGTGTGCAGCTCGATGGACACCTAACAGCACAGTCCTGCATGCCATTGCCTCGGAAAGAGAGAAACTGTGCCAAGTGTTTCAGGAGATTGTCGATGGCAGCGGTTGGGACGGAGAATGTCGGCGGCAGGCTGCAGGATTTCTTGCAAAACTAAACGACTTCCAGTTTATCTTCCTGTTGTACTGCTACCGTAGCATCTTCAGCATCACTGACGTCCTCTGCGATGTTCTTCAGAAAAACGCTGCTGATGTAAATGACTGCAATTCTCAAGTTCATTTAACAGTCACAATGATTGGGGATCTGCGTAAAGAGGAGCACTTCAAAGAGGTGCTCAAATCTGCAGCCACTGCCCTTTCTGACTTACCTGCACCCCCAAAACAGCCTAGAGTGAAACTGGAAGACGAACCCCCTGCAGACGGTCAGAACGCGCATTTCCTGCTGTACAATGACATCATTGATAACATCCTCGTTCAGATTTTGCTGAGGTTTGCAGACATCAAAGCCCTGCAGTTTCTCCCGCTGTCGGACTCCTCAAGGTTTCCGGCTTTCAGGAAGCAGTTCCCCACAGACGCATTTAGCTCACTCGCCGACTCTTACGGCAGCTACTTTGATTTGGATCGTCTCAAGAGTGAGTTTGGTGTCATCTTCAGAGACGATCAGTTTCAGAACCGCTCTGTCAGCGACATCCTGCTTTTAATCAATGAAACGGGGCTCTGTGAGGTGCTGGCTGAAGTGTACCGCTTTTTCTGCTTAATTGCCACTATACCAGCAACAGCAGTGTGTGAAGAAAGCCGCTTCTCTTGTCTTGAGCGCATCAAGGCATACCTGAGGAGCGCTGTGGAGCAGGATCACCTGAGTGCGCGGGCCACAATATCCATTGAAACAAAACTGCTCTCTTTCCTGGAGACGCAACCCAACTG GATCCTTCAGGACAGCCTGGGTAAGCAGGGCTGGAAAAACACACAGGAGCCAAAACGGAACGGTGCTCCTCATACGAAGACAGACGCGGCCGGCGCTGCAGCAGCTGATCGTCtcttactgtgtttgtttttctcgTCCCGCTGTTTGTCACtctttgtaaatattgtaaatacatCACGTTTGAACCGCACTTCTGGGCTCTGTTTATTATTTCATCCCTACACTGTGATATTTGTGATATTGGATGTGCTGCAGTGTATAAATGTACTCTTGTATCTCTTTTTGCAGGGATCATTTTATTCAATACCAGGCACCTAA
- the LOC117434180 gene encoding uncharacterized protein LOC117434180 isoform X2 produces the protein MASVESDIISDLRRISFTLRSHEERGSIVKEGRLTPALEIVKKDGRRTRQFQPSWYGVHKWLTGSAVTNKLYCWPCLLLSTKKHIWANEGYCDWKNLSRSASLHRSSHEHIKNEVSLKRLEHAGAPGDARLGEQRRLAVLDHNEKVRKNREVLKRLIDISVVLSRQEFASRGHRETQESGNQRHFTELVGYFFRHDQELKFHWQKNASVFSDLSKTIQNELMECMAEEITSCIDREVEECSFFACEVDGTTDVSQLSQLALTLRYVDRKGNTQERFLGFKDVGADRTAVALKQVVDSEISKYDYKGKLVSQSYDGAAVLAGELGGLQALIKKDAPQALLVHCFNHRLNLILQQGAQCIQQTRCFFATLQGFPAFFTRSSKCTELLHRIVGRIPSLCAARWTPNSTVLHAIASEREKLCQVFQEIVDGSGWDGECRRQAAGFLAKLNDFQFIFLLYCYRSIFSITDVLCDVLQKNAADVNDCNSQVHLTVTMIGDLRKEEHFKEVLKSAATALSDLPAPPKQPRVKLEDEPPADGQNAHFLLYNDIIDNILVQILLRFADIKALQFLPLSDSSRFPAFRKQFPTDAFSSLADSYGSYFDLDRLKRSFRTAWVSRAGKTHRSQNGTVLLIRRQTRPALQQLIVSYCVCFSRPAVCHSL, from the exons aTGGCTTCAGTTGAATCTGATATTATAAGCGACCTGAGGAGAATCAGTTTTACACTAAGATCCCATGAAGAGAGAGGTTCAATTGTTAAGGAAGGCAGACTAACACCAGCACTGGAGATTGTGAAGAAAGACGGCAGACGAACCCGGCAATTTCAGCCATCTTGGTATGGAGTTCACAAGTGGCTAACAGGCAGCGCCGTGACTAACAAACTATACTGCTGGCCATGCTTACTGCTTTCAACTAAAAAGCACATCTGGGCTAATGAAGGCTACTGTGACTGGAAGAACCTGTCCCGAAGCGCGTCATTACACAGGTCATCCCATGAGCACATCAAAAATGAGGTTTCCTTGAAGCGCTTGGAGCATGCAGGGGCTCCTGGAGACGCGCGGCTGGGTGAGCAGAGGCGCCTTGCTGTCTTAGATCACAACGAGAAAGTCAGGAAGAACAGGGAGGTTTTGAAGCGACTGATTGACATCTCAGTGGTTTTATCCCGTCAAGAATTTGCATCCCGGGGCCACCGTGAGACGCAGGAATCCGGCAACCAGCGTCATTTCACAGAACTTGTAGGTTATTTTTTTCGTCACGACCAGGAGTTGAAATTTCACTGGCAGAAAAATGCATCCGTTTTCTCCGACCTGTCGAAGACGATTCAAAACGAACTGATGGAATGCATGGCTGAAGAAATCACGTCGTGCATTGACCGCGAGGTTGAAGAGTGCAGCTTTTTTGCTTGCGAGGTAGACGGAACAACTGACGTTTCTCAGTTAAGCCAGCTTGCACTCACGTTACGCTACGTGGACAGGAAGGGGAACACACAAGAAAGGTTTCTGGGTTTTAAAGATGTCGGCGCAGATCGGACCGCAGTTGCTTTGAAGCAGGTTGTGGATTCAGAGATCTCGAAATATGACTACAAAGGAAAGCTTGTGTCTCAGTCGTATGACGGCGCTGCAGTGCTGGCTGGGGAGCTGGGAGGTCTTCAAGCCCTCATTAAAAAGGATGCTCCACAGGCGCTGTTAGTGCACTGTTTCAACCACAGATTGAATCTAATTCTGCAGCAAGGGGCGCAGTGTATTCAACAAACGCGTTGTTTTTTTGCAACTTTGCAAGGCTTCCCCGCATTCTTTACGCGCTCGAGCAAATGCACGGAGCTGCTGCACCGAATTGTGGGCAGGATACCTTCCCTGTGTGCAGCTCGATGGACACCTAACAGCACAGTCCTGCATGCCATTGCCTCGGAAAGAGAGAAACTGTGCCAAGTGTTTCAGGAGATTGTCGATGGCAGCGGTTGGGACGGAGAATGTCGGCGGCAGGCTGCAGGATTTCTTGCAAAACTAAACGACTTCCAGTTTATCTTCCTGTTGTACTGCTACCGTAGCATCTTCAGCATCACTGACGTCCTCTGCGATGTTCTTCAGAAAAACGCTGCTGATGTAAATGACTGCAATTCTCAAGTTCATTTAACAGTCACAATGATTGGGGATCTGCGTAAAGAGGAGCACTTCAAAGAGGTGCTCAAATCTGCAGCCACTGCCCTTTCTGACTTACCTGCACCCCCAAAACAGCCTAGAGTGAAACTGGAAGACGAACCCCCTGCAGACGGTCAGAACGCGCATTTCCTGCTGTACAATGACATCATTGATAACATCCTCGTTCAGATTTTGCTGAGGTTTGCAGACATCAAAGCCCTGCAGTTTCTCCCGCTGTCGGACTCCTCAAGGTTTCCGGCTTTCAGGAAGCAGTTCCCCACAGACGCATTTAGCTCACTCGCCGACTCTTACGGCAGCTACTTTGATTTGGATCGTCTCAAGA GATCCTTCAGGACAGCCTGGGTAAGCAGGGCTGGAAAAACACACAGGAGCCAAAACGGAACGGTGCTCCTCATACGAAGACAGACGCGGCCGGCGCTGCAGCAGCTGATCGTCtcttactgtgtttgtttttctcgTCCCGCTGTTTGTCACtctttgtaa